Proteins found in one Pseudomonas mosselii genomic segment:
- a CDS encoding carbohydrate porin, with translation MSSVSRLTPTLLLALASTAAFAADNTLTGDWGGLRHQLAADGITFTGDYSGETAYNAHGGLHRSARYSQNLKLGVQFDLSKLYGLDNGGKVQLTINDRRGNSASDDLVGNRLPIQENYGGLYTRLTELSYERNLSPALNLKLGYMAMGNDLGGLDSGILCNFMNAGFCGHPLNMSGGSGWTNYPNAHLGIRVKYDLAPDWQLRLAAFNVDPESNGNASRAWHLGPKHTTGTVVPVELVYKLRGELPGEYKLGYYYDSSNVKRIGSSEEVAGRGGHYLLVDQAVWNDPASPGRSLHAFGQYSASSKAASPFTRWYGAGVVLYQPFASRPRDTVALGYGRAVPNPRSRDVLEEAAVDAGQPFPNLDSAEQLVELSYGYQATAWLNLRPDVQYIVEPGAFSGKDIDNALIFGLQVKATF, from the coding sequence CCTGCTTCTTGCCCTCGCCAGCACTGCTGCATTCGCCGCCGACAATACCCTGACCGGCGACTGGGGCGGCCTGCGCCACCAGCTCGCGGCAGACGGCATCACCTTCACCGGCGACTACAGCGGCGAGACCGCCTACAACGCCCATGGTGGCCTGCACCGTTCGGCCCGCTACTCGCAGAACCTCAAGCTGGGCGTGCAGTTCGACCTGTCGAAGCTGTACGGCCTGGACAACGGCGGCAAGGTCCAGCTGACTATCAACGACCGCCGTGGCAACAGCGCTTCAGACGACCTGGTAGGCAACCGCCTGCCGATCCAGGAAAACTACGGCGGTCTCTACACCCGCCTGACCGAACTGAGCTACGAGCGCAACCTGTCGCCCGCGCTCAACCTCAAGCTCGGCTACATGGCCATGGGCAACGACCTCGGCGGGCTGGACAGCGGCATCCTGTGCAACTTCATGAACGCCGGCTTCTGTGGCCACCCGCTGAACATGTCCGGCGGCAGCGGCTGGACCAACTACCCCAACGCCCACCTCGGCATACGGGTGAAATATGACCTCGCGCCCGACTGGCAACTGCGGCTGGCGGCGTTCAATGTCGACCCCGAGAGCAACGGCAATGCCAGCCGCGCCTGGCACCTGGGACCCAAGCACACCACCGGCACCGTGGTCCCGGTGGAACTGGTGTACAAGCTGCGCGGTGAACTGCCGGGCGAATACAAGCTCGGTTACTACTACGACAGCTCGAACGTGAAGCGCATCGGCAGCAGCGAGGAAGTCGCCGGTCGTGGCGGACATTATCTGCTGGTCGACCAGGCCGTGTGGAACGACCCGGCATCGCCCGGGCGCAGCCTGCATGCATTCGGCCAGTACTCGGCCTCGAGCAAGGCCGCCTCGCCATTCACCCGGTGGTACGGCGCTGGCGTGGTGCTGTACCAGCCGTTCGCAAGCCGGCCACGGGATACCGTTGCCCTGGGGTATGGCCGCGCGGTACCGAACCCACGTAGCCGCGATGTGCTGGAAGAGGCGGCCGTCGATGCCGGGCAACCCTTCCCGAACCTCGACAGCGCCGAGCAACTGGTCGAGCTGAGCTATGGCTACCAGGCCACCGCTTGGCTGAACCTGCGCCCGGATGTGCAGTACATCGTCGAGCCGGGAGCGTTTTCCGGGAAGGACATCGACAATGCGCTGATATTCGGCTTGCAGGTCAAGGCGACGTTCTGA
- a CDS encoding APC family permease — MSASASVPASVQHDQAGFRRVLGLGSLLAVAVGLVVSQGVMVMMLQGVGAAGLGFIVPLGLAYLLALSYAFSFSELALLVPRAGSLSSYTEVALGHFPAILATFSGYVVVAMFALSAELLLLDLIVAKVYPGVFPQYSVAFGVLALFTGLNLMGIDIFAKLQSAMAVVMVIVLLILGVAAISEGHAEGVTTTLLQGEWNPMGAGVLALTAMAVWGFVGAEFVCSLVEETRKPERNIPRSMIIGLTVIFATIGLYGLGALFLVPREALSSDALPHYLFATTVFGKTGEVFLVIAAVTATCSTLNTSLAAIPRMLYGMACNGQAFPQFKQLSPRARTPWVAVLFVAAITGLPILLMGQDAAAINLLLLAAALAWLLAYIIVHLDVIALRLRYPHRARPFRTPLYPLPQLFGIGGMLYAIWHASPSPEMNLKVFGTAGIVLAVVSLIALVWIKGVMKKPLFRPEPL; from the coding sequence ATGAGTGCAAGTGCGTCCGTGCCTGCCAGCGTGCAGCACGATCAAGCCGGTTTTCGCCGGGTCCTGGGGCTGGGGTCGCTGCTGGCGGTGGCCGTGGGCCTGGTGGTGTCGCAAGGGGTGATGGTGATGATGCTGCAGGGGGTCGGTGCCGCCGGCCTGGGCTTCATCGTGCCGTTGGGGCTGGCCTACCTGCTGGCCCTGAGCTACGCCTTTTCCTTCTCCGAACTGGCCCTGCTGGTGCCCCGTGCCGGCAGCCTGTCGAGTTACACCGAGGTGGCGCTGGGGCACTTTCCGGCGATCCTGGCGACCTTCTCCGGCTACGTGGTGGTGGCCATGTTCGCCCTGTCGGCCGAACTGCTGTTGCTCGACCTGATCGTCGCCAAGGTCTACCCCGGGGTGTTCCCGCAATACTCGGTGGCCTTCGGCGTGCTCGCGCTGTTCACCGGCCTGAACCTGATGGGCATCGACATCTTCGCCAAGCTGCAGAGCGCCATGGCCGTGGTCATGGTGATCGTGCTGCTGATCCTCGGCGTCGCCGCGATCAGCGAAGGTCATGCCGAAGGGGTCACCACCACGCTGCTGCAGGGCGAGTGGAACCCGATGGGCGCCGGGGTGCTGGCCCTGACCGCCATGGCCGTGTGGGGCTTCGTCGGCGCCGAGTTCGTCTGCTCGCTGGTGGAGGAAACCCGCAAGCCCGAACGCAACATTCCGCGTTCGATGATCATCGGCCTGACCGTGATCTTCGCCACCATTGGCCTGTACGGCCTGGGTGCATTGTTCCTGGTGCCCCGCGAAGCCCTGAGCAGCGATGCCCTGCCCCATTACCTGTTCGCCACCACGGTGTTCGGCAAGACCGGCGAGGTGTTCCTGGTGATCGCCGCGGTGACCGCCACCTGCAGCACCCTCAACACCTCGCTCGCGGCCATTCCGCGCATGCTCTATGGCATGGCCTGCAATGGCCAGGCGTTTCCCCAGTTCAAGCAGCTCAGTCCGCGGGCGCGCACGCCCTGGGTGGCCGTGCTGTTCGTGGCGGCGATCACCGGCCTGCCGATCCTGCTGATGGGCCAGGACGCCGCCGCGATCAACCTGCTGCTGCTGGCCGCCGCCCTGGCCTGGCTGCTGGCGTACATCATCGTGCACCTTGACGTGATCGCCCTGCGGTTGCGCTACCCGCATCGGGCGAGGCCATTTCGCACCCCGCTCTATCCGCTGCCGCAGCTGTTCGGCATCGGCGGGATGCTGTATGCGATCTGGCATGCCTCGCCCAGCCCGGAGATGAACCTGAAGGTCTTCGGTACGGCAGGGATCGTGCTGGCGGTGGTATCGCTGATCGCGCTGGTCTGGATCAAGGGCGTGATGAAGAAGCCGTTGTTCAGGCCCGAACCGCTTTAG
- a CDS encoding AraC family transcriptional regulator, whose protein sequence is MRDSDTVAVYFLNAMLHALRERPQARDAHLRAVGIDPQVLSQPLARVPAKAFAQLWLALIDELHDEFFRLDSHGMPLGSFALICRGLIQEPTLGKALRQCLGSFALFLRDLNGSVTVRGARTVISVQSNIADPLTRVYAEETYLVLVIGLLCWLAGRRIAIDRTELALGRPAQEDDALLWGPDLRLGSGRTEVEFDSAWLRLPVVQDLTALKGFLRSAPQGLVIRFRNQNGLVAEVYRHLRARHYGQWPTLNAMAERQRLSASSFRRQLEREGRSYQQIKDEVRRAMAFELLREGHLSIAEIAEHTGFQEPSAFHRAFKKWTGQSPGSYRAKRASSA, encoded by the coding sequence ATGCGCGATAGCGATACGGTCGCGGTGTACTTCCTCAATGCCATGCTTCACGCCTTGCGTGAGCGGCCACAGGCGCGCGATGCCCACCTGCGGGCGGTGGGCATCGACCCGCAGGTGCTGTCCCAGCCGCTGGCGCGGGTACCGGCCAAGGCGTTCGCCCAACTGTGGCTGGCGCTGATCGACGAACTGCACGATGAGTTCTTCCGCCTCGACAGCCATGGCATGCCCCTGGGCAGCTTCGCCCTGATCTGCCGCGGGCTGATCCAGGAGCCGACCCTGGGCAAGGCGCTGCGCCAGTGCCTGGGCAGTTTCGCCCTGTTTTTGCGCGACCTGAACGGCAGTGTCACGGTGCGCGGTGCGCGCACCGTGATCAGCGTGCAATCGAACATCGCCGACCCGCTGACCCGGGTCTATGCCGAGGAAACCTACCTGGTCCTGGTGATCGGCCTGCTGTGCTGGCTGGCCGGTCGGCGCATCGCCATCGACCGCACCGAGCTGGCCCTGGGGCGCCCGGCGCAGGAGGATGACGCGCTGCTCTGGGGGCCGGACCTGCGCCTGGGCAGCGGACGCACCGAGGTGGAGTTCGACAGCGCCTGGCTGCGCTTGCCGGTGGTGCAGGACCTGACGGCGCTGAAGGGTTTTCTGCGCAGCGCGCCGCAAGGGCTGGTGATCCGCTTTCGCAACCAGAACGGCCTGGTGGCCGAGGTCTATCGTCACCTGCGCGCCCGCCACTACGGGCAGTGGCCGACGCTCAACGCCATGGCTGAACGGCAGCGGCTCAGCGCCAGCAGCTTTCGCCGCCAGCTGGAGCGAGAAGGGCGCTCGTACCAGCAGATCAAGGACGAGGTACGCCGGGCGATGGCCTTCGAACTCTTGCGCGAAGGCCACCTGAGCATCGCCGAGATCGCCGAGCACACCGGGTTCCAGGAACCCAGCGCGTTTCACCGGGCGTTCAAGAAGTGGACCGGGCAGAGTCCGGGCAGCTATCGGGCCAAGCGCGCCTCTTCGGCATGA
- a CDS encoding acetyl-CoA C-acyltransferase family protein codes for MSSTEIFVVSAVRSAIGSFGGSLKDLPLADLATQVTRAAIERSGVAAEQIGHVVMGNVIPTEPRDAYLGRVAAMNAGIPKETPAFSVNRLCGSGLQAIVSAAQGLLLGDSDIALAAGAESMSRGPYLLPQARWGARMGDLQGIDYMVGILQDPFEHFHMGITAENVAAAHGISRQMQDEVALTSQRRAARAIAEGRFDGQIVPIEIKTRKGPVQFAVDENVRGDASAEQLAAMKAVFKKDGTVTAGNASSINDGAAGLVLATGDAVRRQGLKPLARIVAYAHAGVEPALMGLGPIPATQKVLEKAGLKVADLDVIESNEAFASQACAVARALGFDPEKVNPNGSGISLGHPVGATGAIIATKAIHELHRVQGRYALATMCIGGGQGIAVVFERV; via the coding sequence ATGAGCAGCACAGAAATCTTCGTCGTCAGCGCGGTACGTTCGGCCATCGGCAGCTTCGGCGGTTCGCTCAAGGACCTGCCCCTGGCCGACCTCGCCACCCAGGTGACCCGCGCCGCCATCGAGCGCTCGGGCGTCGCCGCCGAGCAGATCGGCCATGTGGTGATGGGCAACGTGATCCCCACCGAACCACGCGACGCCTACCTGGGCCGGGTCGCGGCGATGAACGCCGGCATTCCCAAGGAAACCCCGGCCTTCAGCGTCAACCGCCTGTGCGGCTCGGGCCTGCAGGCCATCGTCTCGGCCGCCCAAGGCCTGCTGCTGGGCGACAGCGACATCGCCCTGGCCGCCGGCGCCGAGTCCATGAGCCGCGGCCCCTACCTGCTGCCGCAGGCCCGCTGGGGCGCGCGCATGGGTGACCTGCAGGGTATCGACTACATGGTCGGCATCCTCCAGGACCCGTTCGAGCACTTCCACATGGGCATCACCGCCGAGAACGTCGCGGCGGCCCACGGCATCAGCCGCCAGATGCAGGACGAGGTCGCCCTGACCAGCCAGCGCCGCGCCGCCCGGGCCATCGCCGAAGGCCGCTTCGACGGCCAGATCGTGCCGATCGAGATCAAGACCCGCAAAGGCCCCGTGCAATTCGCCGTGGACGAGAACGTGCGCGGCGACGCCAGCGCCGAACAGCTGGCGGCCATGAAGGCGGTGTTCAAGAAGGACGGCACCGTCACCGCCGGCAACGCCAGCAGTATCAACGATGGCGCCGCCGGCCTGGTCCTGGCCACCGGTGACGCCGTGCGCCGCCAGGGCCTCAAGCCGCTGGCGCGCATCGTCGCCTACGCCCACGCCGGTGTGGAACCGGCACTGATGGGCCTGGGCCCGATCCCGGCCACGCAGAAGGTGCTGGAAAAAGCCGGCCTGAAGGTCGCCGACCTGGACGTGATCGAGTCCAACGAAGCCTTCGCCTCCCAGGCCTGCGCCGTGGCCCGCGCCCTGGGGTTCGACCCGGAGAAGGTCAACCCCAACGGCTCGGGCATCTCCCTCGGCCACCCGGTCGGCGCCACCGGCGCGATCATCGCCACCAAGGCCATCCATGAACTGCATCGCGTCCAGGGCCGCTACGCCCTGGCCACCATGTGCATCGGCGGCGGCCAAGGCATCGCCGTCGTCTTCGAACGCGTCTGA
- a CDS encoding 3-hydroxybutyryl-CoA dehydrogenase yields the protein MNIEHIAVIGAGTMGNGIAQVCALAGYQVLLVDVSDAALERGVATLGKNLERQVGKGTIDADKASAAKARIRTSTDYAQLADAQLVIEAATENLALKQRILQQVAANVGAECLIATNTSSLSVTQLAASIEQPQRFIGVHFFNPVPMMALVEIIRGLQTSDATYAQALLVTEKLGKTPITAGNRPGFVVNRILVPMINEAIFVFQEGLASAEDIDTGMRLGCNQPIGPLALADLVGLDTLLAIMEAFHEGFNDSKYRPAPLLKEMVAAGYLGRKSGRGFFTY from the coding sequence ATGAACATCGAACACATCGCCGTGATCGGCGCCGGCACCATGGGCAACGGCATCGCCCAGGTGTGCGCCCTGGCCGGCTACCAGGTCCTGCTGGTGGACGTCTCCGACGCCGCGCTGGAGCGCGGCGTGGCGACCCTGGGCAAGAACCTCGAGCGCCAGGTCGGCAAGGGCACCATCGACGCCGACAAGGCCAGCGCCGCCAAGGCCCGGATCCGCACCAGCACCGATTATGCCCAGCTGGCAGACGCACAGCTGGTGATCGAAGCGGCCACCGAGAACCTCGCCCTCAAGCAGCGCATCCTGCAGCAGGTGGCCGCCAACGTCGGCGCCGAGTGCCTGATCGCCACCAACACCTCGTCGCTGTCGGTCACCCAGCTGGCGGCCAGTATCGAACAGCCGCAGCGTTTCATCGGCGTGCACTTCTTCAACCCGGTGCCGATGATGGCGCTGGTCGAGATCATCCGCGGCCTGCAGACCAGCGATGCGACCTACGCCCAGGCGCTGCTGGTCACCGAGAAGCTCGGCAAGACGCCGATCACCGCCGGCAACCGCCCAGGCTTCGTGGTCAACCGGATCCTGGTGCCGATGATCAACGAGGCGATCTTCGTATTCCAGGAAGGCCTGGCCAGCGCCGAGGACATCGACACCGGCATGCGCCTGGGCTGCAACCAGCCGATCGGTCCGCTGGCCCTGGCCGACCTGGTGGGCCTGGACACCTTGCTGGCGATCATGGAGGCCTTCCACGAGGGCTTCAACGACAGCAAGTACCGCCCCGCCCCGCTGCTCAAGGAGATGGTTGCCGCCGGCTACCTGGGGCGCAAGAGCGGTCGTGGCTTCTTCACCTACTGA
- a CDS encoding TetR/AcrR family transcriptional regulator, which yields MPPVNAALRCANFEERRDRAMALFAEKGFGQVSMRELAAHVGLTAGSLYHHFPSKQDLLYDLIEELYEELQATLDLGRRARAQGRPVLACLIAAHWHLHGERPLQFRLAERDFCCLTGEQQVRLADLRERYETGLLRLIAPQARLGAQALAASGHVLATLLNQLPGMLRGKGLGEVEGVGLMESLVVGAVERALR from the coding sequence ATGCCCCCGGTCAACGCGGCGCTGCGCTGCGCCAATTTCGAGGAGCGGCGTGACCGGGCCATGGCCCTGTTCGCCGAGAAAGGCTTCGGCCAGGTCAGCATGCGTGAGCTGGCGGCGCACGTGGGCTTGACCGCGGGCTCGCTTTATCACCATTTTCCCAGCAAGCAGGACCTCTTGTACGACCTGATCGAAGAACTGTACGAGGAGTTGCAGGCCACCCTGGACCTGGGCCGTCGGGCGCGGGCCCAAGGGCGGCCGGTGCTGGCCTGCCTGATTGCCGCGCACTGGCATTTGCATGGGGAGCGGCCGTTGCAGTTTCGCCTGGCCGAGCGGGATTTCTGCTGCCTCACCGGGGAGCAGCAGGTGCGCCTGGCGGACTTGCGGGAGCGCTATGAAACCGGGCTTTTACGGTTGATCGCGCCGCAGGCGCGGTTGGGGGCGCAGGCACTGGCGGCTAGCGGGCATGTGCTGGCTACGCTGTTGAATCAGTTGCCTGGGATGTTGCGGGGGAAGGGGCTGGGTGAGGTTGAGGGGGTTGGGTTGATGGAGAGTTTGGTGGTGGGGGCTGTGGAGAGGGCTTTGAGGTAG